One genomic window of Blastopirellula retiformator includes the following:
- a CDS encoding DUF58 domain-containing protein produces MIPREVLQKIRRIQIRTSHLAENLLAGQYHSAFKGRGVEFEEVRPYRIGDDVRAIDWNVTARTGEPFVKLFREERQLTVTLLVDLSASQGLGTHWQSKRELVAELGATLAFSAIRNNDKVALTLFTDDIEKAIPPRSGSRHVLRVIRELLYCQPIGQGTNLSRALEHLNHTAKRRSIAFVVSDFQDDDYERPLKIARRKHDVIPIVVSDRREFELPNVGLLDLYDAESGETVLVDTSNSRVRQIYAERAQEIAERRDQTFKKLGLDPIHVFTGEDFADPLQKFFHQRERRR; encoded by the coding sequence ATGATCCCTCGCGAAGTTTTACAAAAGATCCGGCGAATCCAGATTCGCACGTCGCATCTGGCCGAGAACCTGCTCGCCGGCCAATACCACTCCGCCTTCAAAGGCCGTGGGGTCGAGTTTGAAGAAGTTCGCCCCTACCGCATTGGCGACGACGTCCGGGCGATCGACTGGAACGTGACCGCGCGAACCGGCGAACCGTTCGTCAAGTTGTTCCGCGAAGAGCGTCAGCTGACCGTCACGCTGTTGGTCGACCTCAGCGCTTCGCAAGGCCTGGGGACGCATTGGCAGTCGAAGCGTGAGTTGGTCGCCGAACTAGGCGCTACGCTCGCCTTCTCGGCCATCCGGAACAACGACAAGGTCGCGTTGACCTTGTTCACCGACGATATCGAAAAAGCGATTCCCCCCCGCAGCGGTTCGCGGCATGTCCTGCGGGTCATCCGCGAGCTGCTTTACTGTCAACCGATCGGACAAGGGACCAACTTGTCGCGAGCCTTGGAGCACCTAAACCACACCGCCAAACGCCGCTCGATCGCGTTCGTCGTCAGCGACTTTCAAGACGATGACTACGAGCGTCCGCTAAAGATCGCCCGGCGAAAGCATGACGTCATTCCGATCGTCGTGTCGGACCGTCGCGAGTTTGAACTGCCCAACGTCGGGCTGCTCGACCTGTACGACGCCGAATCGGGCGAGACGGTGCTGGTCGACACCTCCAACAGCCGCGTTCGCCAGATTTACGCCGAGCGAGCCCAAGAGATTGCCGAGCGGCGCGATCAGACGTTCAAGAAGCTAGGCCTCGATCCGATTCACGTATTTACTGGCGAAGACTTCGCCGATCCCCTGCAAAAATTCTTCCACCAACGGGAGCGCCGTCGATGA
- a CDS encoding sigma-54-dependent transcriptional regulator has protein sequence MEANNCGRVLIVDDEANMCQLLETDLRLRGFQPTWRTSADEALDLVKTQDFDVLLTDLRMKGMSGTELCERVTANRPDIPVIVMTAFGSLETAVAAIRAGAYDFVTKPIEMELLALTLSRAVKHRELQEKVKVLSEEAAQGGHFEEMVGGSPVMAKLYDQIARIATTEASVLVCGESGTGKELVARSIHRTSHRSSGPFVPVNCAALPETLLESELFGHAKGAFTDAKAERRGLFLQAEGGALFLDEIGELPLAMQPKLLRALEESVVRPVGGDQEVPFNVRLITATNRDLLTEVEEGRFREDLFYRINVIQLDLPPLRARGTDTLLLAQRFIEQAGKRSQRNVLGISDPAAERLLNYSWPGNVRELRNVMERAVALTPFEKIAVDDLPEKIRDYRSAQVFIGGDDPSELASMQEVERRYILHVLQAVDNNKSLAAQVLGLDRKTLYRKLKQYGVDE, from the coding sequence ATGGAAGCGAACAACTGTGGACGAGTCTTGATCGTCGACGACGAAGCGAACATGTGCCAGCTGCTGGAGACCGACTTGCGGCTCCGTGGCTTTCAGCCCACCTGGCGGACGTCGGCCGACGAAGCGCTTGATCTGGTCAAGACGCAGGATTTTGACGTCCTGTTGACCGATCTCCGTATGAAAGGGATGAGCGGTACGGAACTGTGCGAGCGCGTCACCGCCAATCGCCCTGACATTCCGGTAATCGTAATGACCGCGTTTGGCAGTCTCGAAACGGCCGTCGCCGCAATTCGCGCCGGGGCGTATGACTTTGTCACCAAGCCGATCGAAATGGAACTGCTGGCCCTGACCCTCTCCCGCGCCGTCAAACATCGCGAGTTGCAGGAGAAGGTGAAGGTCCTTAGCGAGGAAGCGGCGCAAGGGGGGCACTTTGAAGAGATGGTCGGCGGCAGCCCGGTGATGGCGAAGCTTTACGACCAGATCGCTCGGATCGCAACGACCGAAGCCTCGGTGTTGGTCTGCGGCGAAAGCGGAACTGGCAAAGAGCTGGTCGCCCGGTCGATTCATCGGACCAGTCACCGCAGCAGCGGTCCCTTCGTGCCGGTCAACTGCGCCGCGTTGCCAGAGACGCTGCTTGAGAGCGAATTGTTCGGTCACGCCAAAGGCGCCTTCACCGACGCCAAAGCGGAACGGCGCGGTTTGTTTCTGCAGGCCGAAGGAGGCGCACTCTTCCTCGACGAAATCGGCGAACTGCCGCTGGCGATGCAGCCGAAGCTGTTACGGGCACTCGAGGAAAGCGTCGTCCGTCCGGTCGGCGGCGATCAGGAAGTGCCGTTTAACGTTCGTCTGATCACGGCGACTAACCGCGACTTGCTGACCGAAGTGGAAGAAGGACGGTTTCGCGAAGACTTGTTCTACCGGATCAACGTCATTCAGCTCGATCTGCCGCCACTGCGGGCTCGCGGCACCGACACGCTGCTGCTGGCCCAGCGGTTTATCGAACAGGCCGGCAAGCGTTCGCAGCGGAATGTCCTGGGTATTTCTGATCCGGCCGCCGAGCGACTGCTGAACTACTCGTGGCCCGGCAATGTTCGCGAGCTGCGAAACGTCATGGAGCGGGCGGTCGCCCTGACCCCGTTTGAAAAGATCGCGGTTGACGACTTGCCCGAGAAGATCCGCGATTATCGCAGTGCGCAGGTCTTTATCGGCGGCGATGACCCGAGCGAACTCGCTTCGATGCAGGAAGTCGAGCGGCGGTATATCCTGCACGTGCTGCAAGCGGTCGACAACAACAAATCGCTCGCCGCCCAGGTACTGGGACTCGATCGCAAAACGCTCTATCGCAAGCTGAAGCAATACGGCGTCGACGAGTAG
- a CDS encoding VWA domain-containing protein has translation MDIQVGSLLSLSWLWLVAAAIVVLVIATIARRRALARFATANLIHRFAAASSTRRRLAKSVLVVGAMIAIVLALVDVRWGKIWREVPQRGIEVMFVLDVSRSMLAEDATPTRLARAKQQIEDMMDAMPGDRVGLVVFAGDSRQMVPLTSHHHDFKKTLAEVGPHDVAVGGSRLGDALQAAANGFLDQTGNHQAIVVFTDGEDQESAPIEVAQRLHDEREIRIFTVGLGDMEQGARIPDDQTARSFVEYEGQQVWSKLDGTTLKQVALSGGGAYIPAGTKQVAMDQVYRSYVQQVEAHDFETARIHSYIPRYQWFIGAALMLLLIDAFLPASAGAVLPLRSAYRAIGGKGAAAGLVLLMLATNVAAASPTESQTVEADGAQAAIGDDQALMADMPETPELLYNQAVAQYRSGQVGQARELLSRSVAEGDEALRAKARYNLGNCDYAEAVQLAQRDKPAAIERLNSALGHYRSALAANPADGDARANAQLAQMLIDQLQQEEQQDQQQDQQQDQQQDQQQDQQQDQQQDQQQDQQQDQQQDQQQDQQQDQQQDQQQDQQQDQQQDQQQDQQQDQQQDQQQDQQQDQQQDQQQDQQQDQQQDQQQDQQQDQQQDQQQDQQQDQQQSSGQSSEEMQQEEPQDQEGQPSGVPQFGHDDAGEPQDARPMTKEEAQKLLQSVRDRELMRRLQNQHEAQRRYVPVDRDW, from the coding sequence ATGGATATTCAAGTCGGAAGTCTGTTAAGCCTTTCCTGGTTGTGGTTGGTCGCCGCGGCGATCGTCGTTCTCGTCATCGCGACGATCGCCCGGCGGCGAGCCCTGGCTCGTTTCGCCACGGCCAACCTGATCCACCGCTTCGCCGCCGCCAGCAGCACGCGACGCCGGCTGGCGAAGAGCGTGCTGGTCGTCGGCGCCATGATCGCCATAGTGCTGGCCCTGGTCGACGTTCGCTGGGGCAAGATCTGGCGAGAAGTGCCGCAGCGCGGCATCGAGGTGATGTTCGTGCTCGACGTCTCCCGCTCGATGCTGGCCGAAGACGCTACGCCCACGCGACTGGCCCGCGCCAAGCAACAAATCGAAGACATGATGGACGCCATGCCGGGGGATCGCGTCGGCCTGGTCGTCTTTGCCGGCGACTCGCGGCAGATGGTTCCCCTGACCAGCCATCACCACGACTTCAAAAAGACGTTGGCCGAAGTCGGTCCGCATGACGTCGCCGTCGGCGGGTCGCGACTGGGCGACGCGCTTCAGGCGGCCGCCAACGGATTCCTTGATCAAACCGGCAACCACCAGGCGATCGTCGTCTTTACCGATGGCGAAGACCAGGAAAGCGCCCCGATCGAAGTCGCCCAGCGACTGCATGATGAGCGGGAAATCCGCATCTTCACCGTCGGCCTTGGCGACATGGAGCAAGGCGCCCGCATTCCCGACGATCAAACGGCTCGCTCGTTCGTCGAATACGAAGGCCAGCAGGTCTGGTCGAAGCTCGACGGGACCACGCTCAAGCAAGTCGCTCTGAGCGGCGGCGGCGCCTACATTCCGGCCGGAACCAAACAAGTCGCCATGGATCAGGTCTACCGCAGCTACGTGCAGCAGGTCGAAGCGCACGACTTCGAGACGGCCCGCATTCACAGTTACATCCCCCGCTATCAATGGTTCATCGGCGCGGCGCTGATGCTCCTGTTGATCGACGCTTTTCTCCCCGCGTCGGCCGGCGCCGTGCTGCCGCTTCGTTCCGCCTACCGCGCAATTGGCGGCAAGGGAGCGGCAGCCGGGCTGGTCTTGCTGATGCTGGCCACCAACGTGGCGGCCGCCAGTCCGACGGAAAGCCAAACGGTCGAAGCCGATGGCGCTCAAGCGGCGATTGGCGACGACCAAGCCCTGATGGCCGACATGCCGGAAACGCCAGAACTGCTTTACAACCAGGCGGTCGCCCAATACCGCAGCGGCCAAGTCGGCCAGGCCCGCGAACTGCTTTCCCGCAGCGTTGCCGAAGGAGACGAAGCCCTGCGAGCCAAAGCCCGCTACAACCTCGGCAATTGCGATTATGCCGAAGCGGTGCAATTGGCCCAGCGAGACAAACCGGCCGCGATTGAGCGATTGAACTCGGCCTTGGGACACTACCGCAGCGCCCTGGCCGCCAACCCTGCCGACGGCGATGCCCGAGCCAACGCCCAACTTGCCCAGATGCTGATCGACCAACTGCAACAGGAAGAGCAACAAGACCAACAACAAGACCAACAACAAGACCAACAACAAGACCAACAACAAGACCAACAACAGGACCAACAACAGGACCAACAACAGGACCAACAACAGGACCAACAACAGGACCAACAACAGGACCAACAACAGGACCAACAACAGGACCAACAACAGGATCAGCAACAAGACCAACAGCAGGATCAGCAGCAGGATCAGCAGCAGGACCAACAACAGGATCAACAACAGGATCAACAACAGGATCAACAACAGGATCAACAACAGGATCAACAACAGGATCAACAACAGGACCAACAACAGGACCAACAACAAGACCAACAACAAGACCAACAACAAGACCAACAGCAGGACCAACAGCAATCGTCCGGTCAATCGTCGGAAGAGATGCAGCAAGAGGAGCCGCAAGACCAGGAAGGTCAGCCGAGCGGAGTTCCCCAGTTTGGTCATGATGACGCCGGCGAACCGCAAGACGCCCGTCCGATGACCAAGGAGGAAGCTCAAAAGTTGCTGCAGTCGGTCCGTGATCGCGAACTGATGCGACGTTTGCAAAACCAGCACGAAGCGCAACGCCGCTATGTGCCCGTCGACCGAGATTGGTAA
- a CDS encoding AAA family ATPase, with translation MATVNSTPSAHDRINELTEEIKIRSTPFRRLLDEIGRVIVGQRQLIHRMQVGLLTNGHLLIEGVPGLAKTTAVACLAKGISTDFQRIQFTPDLLPADLIGTQIYRPQQQDFAIQKGPIFSNLILADEINRAPAKVQSALLEAMQERQVTIGHHTYKLEEPFLVMATQNPIEQEGTYPLPEAQMDRFMLKVLVGHPTRDEEIQILERMSKTKTSMEVNPTLSPEEILRARDLVDQIYVDEKVRDYIVDLVMATRDPGAYRLPLADLIQYGVSPRATISLTLAAKANAFLCGRGYVVPGDVKEIAPDVLRHRLIVTYEAEAEEKTSDDVVRSILDHVAVP, from the coding sequence ATGGCGACTGTTAACTCCACTCCCTCCGCTCATGATCGGATCAACGAACTGACGGAAGAAATCAAGATTCGCAGTACTCCGTTCCGCCGGTTGCTCGATGAAATCGGGCGGGTCATCGTCGGCCAGCGACAACTGATTCATCGCATGCAGGTTGGTTTGTTGACCAACGGTCACCTGTTGATCGAAGGCGTGCCTGGTCTGGCGAAGACGACCGCCGTCGCTTGCTTGGCGAAAGGAATCAGCACCGACTTTCAGCGGATCCAATTTACCCCAGACTTGCTGCCGGCCGACTTGATCGGGACGCAGATTTACCGTCCCCAACAACAAGACTTTGCGATTCAGAAAGGACCAATTTTCTCGAACCTAATCTTGGCGGACGAAATCAACCGCGCTCCGGCCAAGGTGCAAAGCGCCCTGCTCGAAGCGATGCAGGAACGCCAAGTGACGATCGGCCACCACACCTACAAGCTCGAAGAGCCGTTCCTGGTGATGGCGACCCAAAACCCGATCGAGCAAGAGGGAACCTACCCGCTGCCGGAAGCGCAGATGGACCGGTTCATGCTCAAGGTCCTGGTTGGCCATCCGACTCGCGACGAAGAGATCCAGATTCTCGAGCGGATGTCGAAGACCAAGACCTCGATGGAGGTGAACCCAACGCTATCGCCGGAAGAGATCCTGCGAGCCCGCGATTTGGTTGACCAGATTTACGTCGACGAAAAGGTTCGCGACTACATCGTCGACCTGGTGATGGCGACTCGCGATCCCGGCGCCTACCGCTTGCCGCTGGCCGACTTGATTCAGTATGGCGTCTCGCCCCGTGCGACGATCAGCCTGACGTTGGCGGCGAAAGCGAACGCGTTCCTATGCGGCCGCGGCTATGTCGTGCCGGGAGACGTCAAAGAGATCGCCCCCGACGTGCTGCGGCATCGGTTGATCGTCACGTACGAAGCCGAAGCGGAAGAAAAAACATCCGACGACGTGGTTCGATCGATCCTCGATCACGTCGCGGTCCCGTAG
- a CDS encoding BatD family protein, protein MNLFHLTKMMNTRSFSLALLACVAVTLGAAAPASAADLRASLSSREAYVGAPLTLQLEVADAASQDEPQIADVPGLDITLAGTPSRSTQTTIINGRRLDRSSVVYAWRITPREAGTFEIPPITVNVDGQTRSTGPIRFVATKSETGDLLFAEITGQQQDIYVGQPLTLTLNLWVKPYHDDNFDLTLSEENMWQLLSEGTNWGAFSERMNELAENRQRPGGKEVLRADTNGEERAYYHYQIDATVYPKRPGQIDADDLQIVLDYPTRLAKSRDPFGSMFDDDFFGGRSPFGGFGMSPFNRNTLSVVASRPVVADAEVDSINVKPIPTAGRPADYRGAVGQYEIVTQATPTSVKAGDPITLHIGIRGDGPMELVQAPPLAALPQLTADFKVANEPLAGIVEGDVKLFTTTIRPRREGITEIPSIPLSYFNPETEQFDTAESAPISIEVAPAERLALDAIVGGTLGHGPQQDEGASASPFDLSNYGGVDALVPAHATPTWSWLIAAILPPLAIGGFWLAKRKGTTQEGRSEQLRTAYRQIDHADSASDIAAALHGVVGPGPRSDQIDAFLARCDHAAYSGAQVEELSDLKRQSKSLLDKWSAVSSQTSAKRSTASLGGRRQVAIACLAMAAAAVVLPTSLHFLQSDAPAKTARIEDLHTEVTPTLTPQQRETILVEANHAYEAGMQASSHDAAAANEDFAAAALKYGQLVDDGVRNPKLLVNLANAQLQLGATGKAIANYDRAIALDGSNWQARQNLAAAQAAISGSPTADDASTSLSGMLAGVSANVQAMLHPAAATTLCIAAWVALWLIVLGAMTRPSLYWIGAALPTVCLLIVGFAASNLHGLADETPQAIVAASTATLRQAPGEQFPAISAVTLSEGESLEVLKADGDWLQIRTPNGTTGWVAHPEVEVL, encoded by the coding sequence ATGAACCTTTTTCACCTGACGAAAATGATGAATACTCGCAGCTTTTCACTCGCCCTGCTCGCATGCGTCGCCGTCACCTTGGGCGCGGCGGCCCCGGCAAGCGCCGCCGATCTGCGTGCGTCGCTGTCGTCACGCGAAGCGTACGTTGGCGCCCCACTGACGTTGCAACTGGAAGTGGCCGATGCGGCCTCGCAAGACGAGCCGCAAATCGCCGACGTGCCGGGGCTCGACATCACCCTGGCCGGCACGCCGAGTCGCAGCACCCAGACGACGATCATCAACGGTCGTCGCCTGGATCGCAGTTCGGTCGTCTACGCCTGGCGAATCACGCCTCGCGAGGCCGGCACGTTTGAGATCCCGCCGATTACGGTCAACGTTGACGGGCAAACCCGCTCGACGGGGCCGATTCGTTTCGTCGCCACCAAGAGCGAGACGGGCGATCTGCTGTTCGCCGAGATCACCGGTCAACAGCAAGACATTTATGTCGGACAGCCTCTCACGCTGACGCTCAACCTGTGGGTCAAGCCGTACCATGACGACAACTTCGACTTGACGCTGTCGGAAGAAAACATGTGGCAGTTGCTTTCGGAAGGGACCAACTGGGGCGCCTTCAGCGAGCGTATGAATGAACTGGCCGAAAATCGCCAACGCCCCGGCGGCAAGGAAGTCTTGCGAGCCGACACGAACGGCGAAGAACGGGCCTACTACCACTACCAGATCGATGCGACCGTCTATCCCAAGCGTCCCGGCCAGATCGATGCGGACGACCTGCAGATCGTGCTCGACTATCCGACGCGGTTGGCCAAATCGCGTGATCCGTTCGGCTCAATGTTCGACGACGACTTCTTTGGCGGGCGGTCTCCCTTCGGCGGCTTCGGCATGTCGCCGTTCAACCGCAATACGCTGTCGGTCGTCGCCAGCCGTCCGGTTGTGGCGGACGCCGAAGTCGACTCGATCAACGTGAAACCGATTCCCACCGCCGGTCGCCCCGCCGACTATCGCGGCGCCGTCGGTCAATACGAGATCGTTACGCAAGCGACGCCGACCAGCGTCAAAGCGGGTGATCCGATCACCCTGCACATCGGCATCCGTGGCGATGGCCCGATGGAATTGGTTCAGGCGCCGCCGCTGGCCGCGTTGCCGCAATTGACCGCCGACTTCAAAGTCGCCAACGAGCCGCTGGCCGGCATCGTCGAAGGGGACGTGAAGTTGTTCACCACCACGATCCGGCCCCGCCGGGAAGGGATCACCGAGATTCCGTCCATTCCGCTCTCCTACTTCAATCCCGAAACCGAACAATTTGACACCGCCGAAAGCGCTCCGATTTCGATTGAGGTCGCTCCGGCCGAACGTCTGGCCCTCGACGCGATCGTCGGCGGAACGCTAGGCCATGGACCACAGCAGGACGAGGGCGCTTCGGCGTCGCCGTTCGATCTTTCGAATTACGGCGGCGTCGACGCCCTGGTTCCTGCTCATGCTACGCCAACCTGGAGCTGGCTGATCGCAGCTATCCTGCCCCCGCTCGCGATCGGCGGCTTCTGGTTGGCCAAACGGAAAGGGACGACGCAAGAAGGTCGCAGCGAGCAACTCCGCACCGCGTACCGGCAGATTGACCACGCCGACTCGGCCAGCGATATCGCCGCCGCTCTGCATGGAGTGGTTGGGCCCGGCCCGCGTTCGGATCAAATCGACGCCTTTCTGGCTCGCTGCGATCACGCCGCCTACAGCGGCGCCCAAGTCGAAGAGCTTTCGGACCTGAAACGCCAGTCCAAGAGCCTACTCGACAAGTGGTCGGCCGTTTCGTCGCAGACGTCGGCCAAGCGATCGACCGCCAGCCTCGGTGGACGTCGCCAAGTCGCCATCGCCTGCTTGGCGATGGCGGCGGCGGCTGTGGTGCTGCCGACGTCGCTCCACTTCCTGCAGAGCGACGCCCCGGCCAAGACCGCACGCATCGAAGACCTGCATACCGAAGTGACGCCGACGCTGACCCCGCAGCAACGGGAAACGATCTTGGTCGAAGCGAACCACGCCTACGAAGCAGGGATGCAGGCCTCTTCGCATGACGCGGCCGCGGCCAACGAGGACTTCGCGGCCGCGGCGCTGAAGTACGGCCAATTGGTCGACGACGGCGTTCGCAATCCGAAACTGCTGGTCAACCTAGCCAACGCCCAGCTGCAGCTTGGCGCCACCGGCAAGGCGATCGCCAACTACGACCGCGCGATCGCTTTGGATGGCTCGAACTGGCAAGCCCGCCAAAACCTGGCCGCCGCCCAAGCCGCGATCTCCGGCTCGCCCACCGCGGACGACGCGTCGACATCGCTAAGCGGAATGCTGGCCGGCGTGTCGGCCAACGTCCAAGCGATGTTGCACCCGGCCGCCGCGACGACGCTGTGCATCGCCGCGTGGGTCGCGTTGTGGCTGATCGTGTTGGGCGCGATGACTCGCCCCAGCCTGTACTGGATCGGCGCGGCGCTGCCGACCGTTTGCTTGTTGATCGTTGGTTTCGCCGCATCCAATCTGCATGGGCTGGCTGATGAGACGCCGCAAGCGATCGTCGCCGCTTCGACCGCCACGCTGCGTCAGGCGCCCGGCGAGCAGTTCCCCGCGATCTCGGCGGTCACGCTGAGCGAAGGCGAGTCGTTGGAAGTCTTGAAAGCGGACGGCGACTGGTTGCAGATCCGCACGCCAAACGGCACGACCGGTTGGGTCGCTCATCCCGAAGTCGAAGTTCTGTAG
- a CDS encoding cation transporter, which translates to MTTDDSSIERQSLQLGKWANLAMAAAGVSAAYASNSDAMLVDGLYSGVNFVSAIVAARISQSIQAPPDSRYPFGYDAYEAIYVKYRALVLLGILAFAMFGAVSKIIRYAGGGEVPELNFGPIVIYMIAMVATCLGLAFWHHRNWRRSGGHSELLRTETKAAMVDGIISAGAGGGLVGAALLQGTSLAFLVPISDSIVVLVMCGCIVRQPLQIFLDSLHEVAGGTAADDVCAKARTLAEEAAKGRQVEVLEVATIKMGRCYLIFAYLKPKAAVTAEEIDAIRIQLTTACQEALGLVKAEVIITAQSPFVAPT; encoded by the coding sequence GTGACAACCGACGACAGTTCGATCGAACGCCAGTCGCTGCAACTCGGCAAATGGGCGAACTTGGCGATGGCCGCCGCCGGAGTCTCGGCGGCCTATGCTTCCAACTCCGACGCGATGTTGGTCGACGGCTTGTATTCCGGAGTCAACTTCGTTTCGGCGATCGTCGCCGCGCGGATTAGCCAGTCGATTCAGGCGCCTCCCGACTCTCGTTATCCATTCGGCTACGACGCGTACGAAGCGATTTATGTGAAGTACCGCGCCTTGGTACTGCTGGGAATTCTCGCTTTCGCCATGTTTGGCGCTGTCTCGAAGATCATTCGCTACGCTGGCGGCGGCGAAGTGCCGGAACTGAATTTTGGCCCGATCGTGATCTACATGATCGCCATGGTGGCGACTTGTCTTGGCTTGGCGTTTTGGCACCATCGCAATTGGAGGCGGTCTGGTGGGCACAGCGAATTGCTGCGGACCGAGACGAAAGCGGCAATGGTCGACGGCATCATCAGCGCCGGAGCTGGCGGTGGCCTGGTTGGGGCGGCGCTGTTGCAGGGGACGTCCTTGGCGTTTCTGGTGCCGATTTCCGATTCGATCGTTGTGCTCGTGATGTGTGGTTGTATCGTTCGCCAGCCGCTACAGATCTTTCTCGACTCGCTTCACGAGGTCGCTGGCGGTACGGCGGCAGATGACGTGTGCGCGAAAGCCCGCACGCTCGCCGAGGAGGCGGCGAAGGGGCGCCAGGTCGAAGTGCTGGAAGTCGCGACGATCAAGATGGGACGCTGTTACTTGATATTCGCCTATCTCAAGCCGAAAGCTGCGGTCACCGCGGAAGAGATTGACGCGATTCGGATCCAGCTCACCACGGCATGCCAGGAAGCGCTTGGCCTTGTTAAGGCGGAAGTGATTATTACGGCACAGTCTCCGTTCGTTGCGCCAACGTAA
- a CDS encoding sigma-70 family RNA polymerase sigma factor: protein MPTNYDNAPLEAAIQRTRDGETDAFVSVVRQHEVPLRAWLAAHAPPGIDVDEIAQRTFVAAFTRLDDYESGTRFDAWLYTIARYQLKTELTRLRRLADYHARYAPDLLQRELQRRGEEPPELVATRLDHLQECVDSLADHLRRFVTWRYDEEIPLEEMAARSGRSVAAVKKQLWQIRQKLQQCIETRMTTAEGGVS, encoded by the coding sequence ATGCCAACAAATTACGACAACGCGCCTCTCGAAGCAGCGATTCAGCGAACTCGCGATGGGGAGACCGACGCCTTCGTGTCGGTCGTGCGCCAGCACGAGGTTCCGCTGCGCGCTTGGCTCGCCGCGCACGCTCCTCCTGGGATCGATGTCGATGAAATCGCGCAGCGAACGTTCGTCGCCGCTTTCACGCGGCTTGACGATTACGAGTCCGGCACACGCTTTGACGCTTGGCTCTATACGATCGCCCGCTATCAGCTGAAGACCGAGCTGACCCGACTGCGGCGGTTGGCCGACTACCATGCTCGCTACGCCCCTGACCTGTTGCAGCGCGAGTTGCAGCGGCGCGGCGAAGAGCCGCCGGAGCTGGTCGCCACGCGGCTTGATCATCTGCAAGAGTGCGTCGACTCGCTGGCCGATCATTTGCGCCGCTTCGTTACCTGGCGGTACGACGAAGAAATCCCCCTGGAAGAGATGGCCGCCCGTAGCGGACGCTCGGTCGCCGCCGTCAAGAAACAGCTTTGGCAGATCCGCCAAAAACTTCAGCAGTGTATCGAAACGCGTATGACGACAGCCGAAGGGGGCGTCTCATGA
- a CDS encoding vWA domain-containing protein yields MFYGSSAWFLLLLLLVPLIAWRLLGSKRKSALPFSSTHWMAGLAPSWKQRLQWAPAALRLGAIALLIVCLARPQEGRKQTVVDSEGIAIEMVVDRSGSMQAMDFDVDGQPVDRLTAVKDVAGKFIAGDDQLAGRTTDLVGLVTFARNADGISPPTLDHPYMIKQLDQTKIAMERSEDGTAIGDALGLAVEKLSALSEGDQQKLKSKVVILLTDGENNAGELDPIVAAELAASMDVKVYTIGVGTKGQAPVPVIDPFTGRTSFQMAQVNIDEATLKSIADATGGQYFRATDTASLEKIYDEIDQLEKSHVEAKHFVDFRELAIEPIHLGMWALPPLALLAFWLIAAEVLLSNTVYRKITE; encoded by the coding sequence ATGTTTTATGGATCTTCAGCCTGGTTTCTGCTGTTGCTGTTGCTTGTCCCGCTGATTGCGTGGCGGTTGCTTGGCAGCAAGCGAAAATCGGCCCTTCCCTTTAGTTCGACCCACTGGATGGCCGGTCTGGCGCCAAGTTGGAAACAACGTCTGCAGTGGGCTCCGGCCGCGCTGCGGTTGGGGGCGATCGCCCTGCTGATCGTCTGCCTGGCTCGTCCGCAAGAGGGACGCAAGCAGACGGTGGTCGACAGCGAAGGAATCGCCATCGAGATGGTGGTCGATCGCTCTGGCAGCATGCAGGCGATGGACTTTGATGTCGACGGTCAACCGGTCGATCGCTTGACCGCCGTCAAAGACGTCGCCGGCAAATTCATCGCGGGCGACGACCAACTGGCGGGCCGCACGACCGACCTGGTCGGCTTGGTCACCTTTGCCCGCAATGCCGACGGTATTTCGCCTCCGACGCTCGATCATCCCTACATGATCAAGCAGCTCGATCAAACCAAGATCGCGATGGAGCGAAGCGAAGACGGCACCGCGATCGGCGACGCCCTCGGCCTGGCGGTTGAAAAGCTGTCGGCCTTGAGCGAAGGGGATCAGCAGAAGCTGAAAAGCAAGGTGGTGATCCTGCTCACCGATGGCGAAAACAACGCCGGCGAGCTCGATCCGATCGTCGCCGCCGAATTGGCTGCGTCGATGGACGTGAAGGTTTACACGATCGGCGTCGGCACCAAGGGACAAGCTCCCGTGCCGGTCATCGATCCGTTCACCGGACGGACCTCATTCCAGATGGCCCAGGTCAACATCGACGAGGCGACGCTGAAGTCGATCGCCGATGCGACCGGCGGGCAATACTTCCGAGCGACCGACACCGCCTCGCTCGAAAAGATTTACGACGAGATCGATCAGTTAGAGAAGAGTCACGTCGAAGCGAAACACTTTGTCGATTTCCGCGAGTTGGCGATCGAGCCGATCCATCTCGGCATGTGGGCTTTGCCCCCGCTGGCGCTGTTGGCGTTCTGGTTGATCGCCGCTGAGGTTTTGCTGAGCAATACCGTCTATCGCAAGATTACGGAGTAA